ctcggtgtataccctatacacggagaaatatctctcccccttctttttctttcctccttcggcctcgggattacttccttcgttcttttttctcttggaagggttttccacagcGGGCTTTGAAGCTATTGGGTCcgtcgaggttgaggcagagtttacgtttatggttgtagtttcgggctgggaagtcacattaagtgtcgatctcgcttcctctacattgacaaacctctgcgctcgtctattaaactcggttagggacctcaccgattttctttgcatatcatcccagagggcgcttcctggcattactctgGCCTGGACAGCCAAtaagtgtccactgtcatccacattccgagctcgggcgacttccaagttaaaccttgtaaggtaactttttaatgtttcgcctggttgttgccAAACATCAGtgagggttgacgcctcaggtcgaacccccatcatggctttgaactgctttttaaagtctttagacagttgctcccaagaggttattgaatgtctcttatattttttgaaccagcttttagctggtcctgtcaatgatgctggaaataacatgcatctgagctcgtaacccacgttactggctctcattatggtgttgaacgtgctcagatgactgtacgggtcggtctttccttcgaacgttgggacgtgagggatccgaaacccttgaggaaatggagtattggaaatatggggagcaaacggttcgagctcctcatcaaagtcttcatatcgatcattttcttgctcatttttcaaaagcctaaaggccttttcaagCTGATCGATTCGTTCTTGGACTGGGTCCCCAAGGGGTACTGTCTGGTCGGTTGTCATCGATCATAATTCCAGGCTCGcatctccgcaagggatctctacgcctattcaagcgatccctcaggtccggatttattgGGTCACtattaccccgactttgattcaggtGCTCTCGCAAGTCGGGATGATTTTTGCggtttccagtattcttacgacctcggtcatgcttgctgaccgacctggtcCTCCAgaatcatcactggtaaaactcgttgcatggttatttcgtgatggattctttccatgttgcctcgtctccgccgtgcgagaccgagatgtttgacttttttcagatggggcgcctctccgctcctgaaaagcctccccgtttccttgtcttcctcCCGCACGCCTTTCGCCCTGacctcgaactggttgagcattcctgcgggggggcgaaggatatcttataggtgatggagggaaccgtatgggtgacggtggctgccacccatgtcgtggcctggagggtccagaatttgcccgagatgggtcggtcgcatttggtgcgctcccaggtatctgagtccgaacctctgcaggggttcggttattctcagttaaatctgcctagtccacgagtctctgttattaaactcaagattatctttgaaaattcttaagcatgaattcttcaaagttttctctcaaggttcagaatttcggtcatttacaatggtgcatgacctctctatttatagagaaggatgcagaatactatcccacatattttgggtagttactctttttatgtaaataaattaaatggctttaaatgcctgtaatccgatataaaaggaaacgtcccctgaagaccagggggcgtataactaatcaaataatatcccatgattttatgggatttacaataataaatgcagaacacgtcccttatagacaacacttgtagatattcaaggtcattatcatatatctccaagcccTTACTCTACCAGGTTTCTCACCAGCtatcgagctaatgacatctcctgaggtcacatggctttcgagatcgtacgtgtgtcaggctcggaacccttgatccgaggtctttcctgaggatagatgcgtctcggagctacccttcgagatcgtgaatatttcgaggccaccacattcgaggtcgtctcagtcttgtaggctcgatatttagtcctggagcatacttcaaactttacgagtccattcgttgcgaatccagctttcgaggttgcATTTAACATGGCTTGAAGTCTTGGTATAACACTTTCTTAAGCATAAATTAGAAAAAACAGTATCTAAAATATTTAGTAATATAACAAAGTAATAATAAActcaacaaataataaataattttttaaaaataaagattattcataaatttaacattaatttgaaagaagaaaaaatgagtttgatagttaaaaaaataactaattttgAAAAatcttgaaattttttaaaactaagaATGAAAATAATTACCTATAATTAATTTCAGttatatttaattaaacaataattaaaataaaaattaataataatcatagCTATAATATACATTCTTAATAAATGTAGTTGTAATTTTTAAAGAACATTTAACCTCAAACATTATAAAATAAGACCTTATAAAACATCATATATAGGATAAGATGGTTATTATCATATAGTGATAATTGTgatagtggatgccttggggatagtaatCCGAGTAAATGTATTCATTTCGTATTCCTTATTTTTTAAAGATGTTTCTTCAAATATCTTAAAAAACTGGGGAGTAGtagatgtctgcttactatctccaagtgATACATTAGGTCGTAATATAATAAGGTAGGTTGgagttaaaaataaaataattaaataataataattataatatgaaTTCAATAAAACCATAAGACTTTGAAGGACATCATAAAATGCGTTGAGAAAATATTTCATTTTTGCAAGACATCATTGGTGTCGCTTCCAATGATGATGGTTCGACAATAGTTGATCAGGTGGAGGTGCTACAAAAAGTACTAGCCCAAAGGCGTGAACACGAGCGAGGAGTGGGCCGCAAATTGAAGGGGTCGGGGTCATTATCTACCCAGTGCTCTCACTTCAGCGAGTCTCAAGCTCCTCCTCAACGTTCATTAGAACAGATAGAAAATTTGGAGAATAAGCTAAAGAAtttgattgaccaagtcaatttcttCCACCTTCATTTCGTCCACTAAACATTCAGATGTCGTCTATGCCTGATAGTGACAATATTTCTTGAGCTtcgtcttctcaacctccagtTCCAGCATATCCTTCCATGTACGGGGCAGCGCCGTCTCAACCTATGGCACCTTCATACATGTATGGAGCAACACCATCACCTTATCTGTTGTCAATTCCACCGTCGTCTCAGCCGCCAaatccctacatgtatggagcaGGATCGTCCACATTACTTCCCCAATATCCCTATCCGATGTCGCCGGCACAGCCACCAAACTGCAACAAGAAGACAATATGTAGGACGAGGTAGTTGATTTAGGAGACTGtgtttatattattgttagttattgttacattatattaacaatatggatatttgttatcttaatgaactaatttgattatttaatataatatttttatttttaatatatctgtttttgatgatttaaatttaaattaataatttaatttttaattattaaaataattttattatgtttttttataaataaaatagtattagtgtcgcccctaataatcaaGTATCAGGGGCGACTGGTGACATATCATGGGTGACACATCGATCAAAAGTTATGTCATATGTGAAAAAATTTGGGGCAACGCAGTCGCCTCTGATATTGAAATATTAGGGGCGACCCATTAGCCTTCACTAATGTACACAATTAGGTGCATTTTATTAGCTAGGGGTGACTTTTATGGTTATTAGGGGCGACGCATGAgtgttttttgttgtagtgtcagTAATGTAATACGTATGAAACTCATATCCTAGATAATTTTTTTGCTATTGAAAATTTTAGTACTGTAAACATGAATTAAGATTTTGAATAAGAAGAGGAAAAATGTTTATATGAGCAACACATAACTGACATCACAAAATGCGATGTTTTAAATTACACTATTAAAAAAAACTACATGATAAAAATAGAGAACCATAGCTAGACCTATGGATTATaatgttgacgtcatttttcgtcaacttaattatgtagagcacTAAACAATGATTTAGAGAAAATAGAAGAAGTCAGGGAATTTTAACGTGGTttacagttaaaatctgcctacgtccacgagtcactgttattaagAACACTCTCTTAGAGCTTCGAATGAAAGCAATTGAGCAAAGTCTCTTCTCAGTACAAATTTATCTCTGTTTACAAATGACCTAGTCcagactatttatagacctggttgtagGAATATCTTTATTGAGGGAAGTTAGAATCAAatgtttaaatttgaaataaatatcccaATTCACGATACAAATCAAATGCATTAATTAAGTAACgatcccataaaaatagggattcGTTACACAGTTTGACCAATCCCAAAGAAAAAGGGATTTTCCAACAGCTCTCCCGTGTGATAAACGTGTCATTGAGCTCGAACGTTGTGTTAACGTGTTTTCAAGACTAGCCAAGCTTCGAGCTCATCACTCCAGTTGTTGCCTCCTCCTCTTTCGCCGAGTCAGTCGAACTCACTCCTCGAAGAAAGTAGGTATGATCGAGCTTGCAGCTCATGCTCGAATGCAGATAGTATATCTGGAACTATTTGTCAATTTATACAAGTATACTGCTAACACTTGTTAATCTCGAGCTTAAAATTTTCGAACCTATATTTTGAGACTATCTTAATCTCGAAATTTAGGTGTAACATAATGCAAATCCAATCTATGAATAGTATATACAAAAGCATTATTATAAATTAAATCTTCCTTATCGACCAAAATATTAATTTAGAagatatgaaaaatatatatttacttaTATTATATCTATTTATCTCTTCATTATCAACCTACCATAAATAGACACGTCATCTTAAATTAAACCAAGGGTTCTAAAGAGGCAACACAGGCTGGATTAGTTAatgaaattatataattaaaaagtaCGTAGCAACACAATAAGTTGGATAGAATTAATAAGTAATAAAGAGTatatatctttttatttttttattttttttttcggGGTTGAAACTGAAAACACGAATCGTCACTATGCCGAATCTCTCCCATTCCTTACCAGTACAATAAGATCAATATAGAGCTCATTATACGCATGTCCATGCTTAACCAATGTCATTTTTTGCATACACATCAAATCATATATCATTTCTATCGCACGTATGATCACGTCGTTATTTTCGGTTCTTTCTTCCATCAAAAGCTGAGGCGCAGACCCAGAATTAGAAATATTGGTAAGAATTTTTCAACCACCAGAAAAACGACACCAAATCTCAACTACAAATTACTTACTAAAACAAGCGGAAAACCTCTCCTAGTCCCACATTGTTTCTGTTAACAAACAAAGATTCTTGCGTATATAAGGAGGGCACTCACCGTTAAATCAAAATCAACTcaatcaaataataatattatttaggagtaaaataaattaaaaaaaaaatggctcTCCCCTACGTTTCAAAACACATTGGCATTGGCTTACAAGTAGCCTTAGTATCGTTACTCGCCGCCGTGGTATTGGCGGACGACACCGTGCCGGTCCCGGATAAGAAGGCAGACTTAAACAAGTGGTTTAATGAAAACATAAAACCTTTCGCGGAGAGAAAATCGACGCTGGACCCAGCTCTGGTGAAGGCGGAGGAAGAAGCTAAGATCATTAAAGTTAGGAAAGACGGCAGCGGAGAATTCAAAAGCATCAAAGAAGCCCTCGCTACGGTACCAAAAATTAACACGAAGCGGATCGTCATCGATATTGGACCAGGTGAGTACAAGGAGAAGGTAGAGATCAGCGCCGACCAAAACTTCATTTCTTTAATCGGATCTTCGCCCACGGACAGACCCGTTATCACCTTCTCTGATACGGCCAAGAATCGCGGTACAGTGGACAGCGCCACCCTCATTGTCTTGGCCCAATACTTCATTGGTGCTAATCTCATTATCAAGGTACGTATTATTGCTAGCTATTGAGACATGTATTTTTATTAAATTGTAATTTATATTTAGTTCGAATTTTGTCTAATTATTCTCTGTCTCTGTCTCTGTCTCTCCATATATATATGTAGAATTCTGCGCCGAGACCGGATCCATACACGAATGATGGTCAAGCTCTGGCGGTGAGAATTAATGGAGACAAAGGAGCCTTCTATAACTGCAAATTTCTTGGGTTCCAAGACACGCTTTGTGATGACAGAGGAAATCACTTATTTAAGGACTGTTATATCGAGGGTACCGTTGATTTCATCTTCGGCAGAGGAACATCTTTGTATTTGGTATGTGATCATCATAATAATCTAATCCGGCCATTATAAATTAATCCAAAATCAAGAgtctttaattaatatatatatatatatatatctcttagtTTGAAAAGGTTCTATTTGTTATAATACTGGTTAATCCTCTGGCAGAACGCGGACCTATTTGTGTACGGTGAGAAAGGACTAACGGTGATAACAGCACAAAGAAGGGATAAAGAAGCAGAAACCACTGGATTTTCATTCGTGCACGGTATTATTCGTGGCACCGGCAAAGGCACTACCTTTTTGGGCAGGCCTTGGGGTGACATGCCTCGAGTCATTTATTCCCACACTGAAATGACCAGCGTTGTCCACCCCGGTGGATGGACCACCAAGAACCCTACAGATGCCGGGTATGTCCTCCATTTCTTACATAAACATATAGTATTATTGTTAATTATGGGGCATGCATACCATACAATTAGTCTAATTTAATATCCGTTAAttctcttgtattttttatttgaaattataATATGTGGACAGTAAATCCAATTTTAAATTGCCCCAAATCGTCATAAAGAAATTATATAGCATATATCAATTGCCATCATCATAATttattgtttttataattatGATAATGAATAATGCGCAGTAAACTTTACTATGGAGAATACATGAGTACGGGAGAAGGCGCAAGCCCGGTTAAAAGAGAGAAATTCGCCAAGCATCTAACAGCCGCAGAAGTTAAACCTTTTATCGTATTAGGCTACATCCAGGCTTCCAAGTGGTTGCTCCCTCCTCCAAAACTATGAAAACAtaaaaactgattttttttttaaattattgattATAAAAACGGAATTTTTGATTTAAGACAATACGTAacattcattatttttttttttgttgcaacattcattaattttttttatggccataattaaataattaagatctatatttaaatctcaactataATCCTACACGTAGTCGGAAGGTTATTGGATTTTCAGACATGCATGGCTGATGCGAAGCTGGGACCCTGCTTAATTCTATAATTATACACAAGAATTTGTTTCATTTGCTACATGAGATCACGTACGTTATATCATATATGATCTATAAGACTAAGACTCCTTTTTGTAAATCAAATGGTGCGTGAATCAAtggaaataattatttaatgttctttctcttttattattattattattattattattattattattaagttgtaattgttcttattattattatcaataaaaagtgtaaagataacataaattcttaattttaatgttttcttttgttaacttattctaaatatttaaagaaatataattttaaaacaaattaacaatatatttattaattatattaatataaatttaaatattatgaaatattattattataataatatttaatactagacTAGATATTTATTGTAACGCTCTgatttctcataaattattgaGAACATAGCgttagatcataatcataaaacattgctcttttattgaatgaaaactttaaaaaaatatggATCCTTGGTTTTACAAACATAAAATAACtgtctttaacatattaaaatgagcaacatttaaataaaactttaaaagaaaacattctttaataaaaataaataggttcgcttgatcttcctcgactatatggtctccacgagtacatcacgaagcttctAGGTCTCATTCGCCATCGGCCTTTCTATCTTTAATAGCCTGtaataataacatcataaggagtgagcttctacgcccagtaaggaaaatacaaacaagagttagtcatataatcatttagtcaacatatcataaatttcacaagagtcgtaacaaaacttatttatactaatcatacaacatcataaaactctaggtcatatcatagcctaagtattaatcataaatcataatctaagtcataatcataaattacaagtcataggtcataagtcataatcataactataggtcataacaagtcagatataataaaaagataagtgcttatcaggggtggcaattaagccccggacataagtctgtcatataCCAGACATCAACTTAGGCCCGTCATAAAAGTTTGGCAACTGAGCGTGCCGGatataagtctgtcatacatcattggacaccttaggtccagacacacttacccctttattgtacctaaaatgttaggtcatacaaaacataaactagatcataaattaaactacctaattttccttaccaaaaatcgaaatattggagacaagtgcgggattggaaactcctaaaaccaaacataaagaaaccataagtcctctagagaaaagaagatgaatagaagatctaaaccattggaaTAAAGACTTACAAAAAActttaagtttcaaagaaattgaacacct
This genomic interval from Humulus lupulus chromosome 8, drHumLupu1.1, whole genome shotgun sequence contains the following:
- the LOC133795805 gene encoding pectinesterase PPME1-like, yielding MALPYVSKHIGIGLQVALVSLLAAVVLADDTVPVPDKKADLNKWFNENIKPFAERKSTLDPALVKAEEEAKIIKVRKDGSGEFKSIKEALATVPKINTKRIVIDIGPGEYKEKVEISADQNFISLIGSSPTDRPVITFSDTAKNRGTVDSATLIVLAQYFIGANLIIKNSAPRPDPYTNDGQALAVRINGDKGAFYNCKFLGFQDTLCDDRGNHLFKDCYIEGTVDFIFGRGTSLYLNADLFVYGEKGLTVITAQRRDKEAETTGFSFVHGIIRGTGKGTTFLGRPWGDMPRVIYSHTEMTSVVHPGGWTTKNPTDAGKLYYGEYMSTGEGASPVKREKFAKHLTAAEVKPFIVLGYIQASKWLLPPPKL